From Micromonospora rhizosphaerae, the proteins below share one genomic window:
- the mycP gene encoding type VII secretion-associated serine protease mycosin, with amino-acid sequence MTRPGSRAALAALLLSAAALPPVAPAAAESQPSGPDRIRVDQWHLRYLKVDEAHRLSQGDGIIVAVPDTGVDRHPDLRGNLLPGTDIISGGSGDGRQDRDSHGTAMAGLIAAHGRDDGTGALGIAPKAKILPIFASPPRGDGDPDALAEGIEYAILHGADVISISSVGGRSSRLTQAVDSALSANIIVVAGVGNRPRDQIVGYPASHPGVIGVGGVDETGEHASISVKGPEVDVVAPAVNIFSTSFDGNYSKATGTSDATAIVAGAAALIRSKYPYLPAQEVAHRLTATAIDKGPPGRDDEYGYGVIDLVAALTADVPPLGFESATASAPTTAAAEPAGGDGEDDGATARGLATLGVLVVAAGGYLLVRRRRRATDPPPRISR; translated from the coding sequence GTGACACGGCCCGGCAGCCGGGCAGCCTTGGCCGCTTTGCTCCTATCAGCGGCAGCCCTGCCTCCGGTCGCACCTGCCGCAGCTGAATCGCAGCCATCTGGGCCCGATCGAATCCGAGTTGATCAATGGCACCTGCGTTATCTGAAGGTCGACGAGGCGCATCGACTCAGCCAGGGTGACGGGATCATCGTCGCAGTGCCGGACACTGGCGTAGACCGCCACCCTGATCTCCGAGGCAACCTTCTTCCCGGCACCGACATTATTTCTGGCGGCAGCGGCGACGGCCGCCAGGACCGGGACAGCCACGGCACCGCCATGGCTGGCCTGATCGCCGCTCATGGCCGAGACGACGGCACAGGGGCCCTCGGTATTGCCCCCAAAGCCAAGATCCTGCCGATCTTCGCCTCTCCTCCACGTGGCGACGGTGATCCCGATGCCCTGGCCGAGGGCATCGAGTACGCCATATTGCACGGCGCCGATGTAATCAGCATTTCGTCTGTTGGTGGACGCAGTTCGCGACTCACTCAGGCGGTAGACAGTGCCCTCAGCGCGAACATCATCGTTGTCGCGGGCGTAGGCAACCGCCCACGCGACCAGATAGTCGGCTATCCCGCCAGCCACCCCGGCGTCATAGGCGTCGGCGGAGTCGACGAGACGGGCGAACATGCCTCTATATCGGTCAAGGGCCCCGAAGTCGATGTCGTAGCGCCAGCAGTGAATATTTTCAGCACCAGCTTTGACGGCAATTACTCAAAGGCCACCGGCACATCCGACGCCACTGCGATCGTCGCCGGGGCCGCCGCATTAATCCGGTCCAAGTACCCCTACCTGCCCGCTCAGGAGGTCGCCCACCGGCTCACCGCCACCGCCATCGACAAGGGCCCACCCGGCCGCGACGACGAGTACGGCTACGGCGTCATCGACCTGGTCGCGGCGCTGACGGCAGACGTACCTCCGCTGGGTTTCGAATCGGCGACGGCGAGCGCGCCGACGACCGCGGCGGCGGAGCCGGCGGGGGGCGACGGCGAGGACGATGGCGCGACAGCGCGCGGGCTGGCCACGCTCGGCGTGCTGGTGGTGGCCGCCGGCGGCTACCTGCTCGTCCGGCGGCGTCGACGTGCCACCGACCCGCCGCCTCGGATCAGCCGGTAG
- a CDS encoding acyl-CoA carboxylase subunit epsilon, with protein MSAEEPLVRVVRGVPTAEELAALVGAIVLRSRPTAAPAPVAVSTWARSARPAGATPVAGPGAWRASGLPR; from the coding sequence ATGTCTGCCGAAGAGCCGCTGGTCCGGGTCGTCCGGGGCGTGCCGACCGCCGAGGAGCTGGCCGCGCTGGTCGGCGCGATCGTCCTCCGGTCCCGCCCGACCGCCGCCCCCGCCCCGGTCGCCGTTTCGACGTGGGCGCGCAGCGCTCGCCCGGCGGGCGCGACGCCCGTCGCCGGTCCGGGCGCCTGGCGCGCCTCCGGCCTGCCGCGCTGA
- a CDS encoding serine/threonine-protein kinase, with protein MSNALPQLVAGRYRLISPLGQGGMGRVWKARDEVLHRDVAIKELVPPPTLTPEERREMRERSLREARAIARLNHVNVVRIFDVLRTDGDPWIVMEYVPSKSLQDTLAEDGPVSPAKAVEIGLGVLGALKAAHKAGVMHRDIKPGNVLLGKDGRVVLTDFGLATVPGDPTVTRTGMVLGSPAYIAPERARDGTAGPEADLWSLGATLYAAVEGKAPFARPSAIATLAALATEPLPPAKNAGPLKPVLSGLLRKDPAERITAEVAERLLRRASGKRTRGIPLLDGVRRPGPNGPRVPRPPLVPAPRPAEDGSGRRTAAPAPRKPDVGTGAAAGAAAKGLAESDVPATVEPSVSTPDADATAKVGTPTPALDETRVDAPQPAAVDDTRVDAPPPQKPNPTSVMPAPGSPAPSAGRAAVVPGTRPDRNRRNLLIAGLVALLLLGLVVAVPLLNSGDDPQDEGGQQTHATASVEPSAAEPTSEPAAPPPIIEPSSQAPSASASSGSALPAGWRYYRGPNGFRVPLPDGWRSSNGRNSVTFSEPGGLRRLYVQWTDSPKKDAYADWKAQEPYRRNYVSNYEYLGITRCDAYRTCADWDWLEDRDGTRIHVRNRGMATASNRGYALRWEVPVKDWETNVANWGVITKGFKPDRVN; from the coding sequence ATGTCGAACGCGCTTCCCCAACTCGTCGCTGGCCGATACCGGCTCATCTCGCCGCTCGGCCAGGGCGGCATGGGTCGAGTGTGGAAGGCGCGCGACGAGGTGCTGCACCGGGACGTTGCCATCAAGGAACTCGTCCCGCCGCCCACCCTCACCCCCGAGGAGCGCCGCGAGATGCGGGAACGCTCGCTGCGGGAGGCCCGGGCCATCGCCCGGCTCAACCACGTCAACGTGGTCCGCATCTTCGACGTGCTGCGCACCGACGGCGATCCGTGGATCGTGATGGAGTACGTGCCGTCCAAGTCGTTGCAGGACACCCTCGCCGAAGACGGGCCGGTGTCGCCGGCCAAGGCGGTCGAGATCGGGCTCGGCGTGCTCGGCGCACTGAAGGCCGCGCACAAGGCTGGCGTGATGCACCGGGACATCAAGCCGGGCAACGTGCTGCTCGGCAAGGACGGCCGGGTGGTGCTGACCGATTTCGGGCTGGCCACCGTCCCCGGCGACCCCACCGTCACCCGGACCGGCATGGTGCTCGGCTCGCCCGCGTACATCGCGCCGGAGCGGGCCAGGGACGGCACGGCCGGGCCGGAGGCCGACCTCTGGTCGCTCGGCGCCACCCTCTACGCGGCGGTGGAGGGCAAGGCCCCGTTCGCTCGGCCGTCGGCGATCGCCACCCTGGCTGCGCTGGCCACCGAGCCGCTGCCGCCGGCGAAGAACGCCGGGCCGCTCAAGCCCGTGCTCAGCGGCCTGCTGCGCAAGGACCCGGCCGAGCGGATCACCGCCGAGGTGGCCGAGCGCCTGCTCCGCCGGGCCAGCGGCAAGCGGACCAGGGGGATCCCGTTGCTGGACGGGGTACGCCGGCCGGGTCCGAACGGTCCCCGCGTACCGCGCCCGCCGCTGGTGCCCGCGCCACGCCCGGCCGAGGATGGGTCGGGCCGGCGGACCGCGGCGCCGGCTCCGCGCAAGCCCGACGTCGGTACGGGTGCCGCCGCTGGTGCGGCTGCCAAGGGGCTGGCCGAATCGGACGTACCCGCCACGGTCGAGCCGTCGGTGTCCACCCCGGACGCCGACGCGACGGCGAAGGTCGGCACGCCGACGCCCGCCCTCGACGAGACCCGCGTCGACGCCCCGCAGCCGGCCGCCGTCGACGACACCCGGGTCGACGCGCCTCCGCCGCAAAAGCCGAACCCGACTTCCGTCATGCCGGCCCCGGGCAGCCCGGCGCCGTCGGCCGGGCGGGCCGCCGTCGTCCCGGGAACGAGGCCGGACCGCAACCGGCGCAACCTGCTGATCGCCGGGCTGGTCGCGCTCCTGCTGCTCGGGCTGGTGGTGGCCGTCCCGCTGCTCAACAGCGGCGACGATCCGCAGGACGAGGGCGGTCAGCAGACCCATGCGACCGCCTCGGTGGAGCCGTCGGCGGCGGAGCCCACTTCCGAGCCGGCCGCTCCGCCACCGATCATCGAGCCCTCGAGCCAAGCGCCCTCGGCCAGCGCCTCCTCCGGTAGCGCCCTGCCCGCCGGCTGGCGCTACTACCGGGGCCCGAACGGCTTCCGGGTCCCGCTTCCGGACGGCTGGCGGAGCAGCAACGGCCGCAACTCGGTCACCTTCTCCGAGCCGGGCGGCCTGCGGAGGCTGTACGTCCAGTGGACCGACTCGCCGAAGAAGGACGCGTACGCCGACTGGAAGGCGCAGGAGCCGTACCGCCGCAACTACGTGAGCAATTACGAGTACCTCGGCATCACCCGCTGCGACGCTTATCGCACCTGTGCGGACTGGGACTGGCTGGAGGACCGGGACGGCACCCGGATCCACGTCCGCAACCGTGGCATGGCCACCGCCAGCAACCGGGGCTACGCCCTCCGCTGGGAGGTGCCGGTGAAGGACTGGGAGACCAACGTGGCAAATTGGGGCGTCATCACCAAGGGCTTCAAGCCGGATCGGGTGAACTGA
- a CDS encoding GH25 family lysozyme encodes MARTRLPVRRLLAASLTIVATAAAALVATAGPAAAATTPGIDVSRYQGTINWTSVRNAGIQFAFIKATEGTSYKDPNFNSNYTNAYYAGVIRGAYHFARPNISGGAAQADYLASNGGAWSADNRTLPAALDLEANPYSGGYCYGKTTSGMRTWISDFLNRYKYRTTRYAVIYTTTSWWNQCTGSWTGPWANHPLWIARWSTSPGTLPAGAPVWSFWQYTSTGTVSGISGNVDRDYWNGDRTRLLALANNTP; translated from the coding sequence ATGGCCCGTACCAGACTCCCCGTACGCCGACTCCTCGCCGCCAGCCTCACCATCGTCGCCACCGCGGCGGCGGCCCTTGTGGCCACCGCCGGACCGGCCGCGGCGGCCACCACCCCCGGCATCGACGTCTCTCGCTACCAGGGCACCATCAACTGGACCAGCGTCCGCAACGCCGGCATCCAGTTCGCCTTCATCAAGGCCACCGAGGGCACGAGCTACAAGGACCCGAACTTCAACAGCAACTACACCAATGCCTACTACGCCGGGGTGATCCGGGGGGCGTACCACTTCGCCCGGCCGAACATCTCCGGCGGCGCGGCCCAGGCCGACTACCTGGCCAGCAACGGTGGCGCCTGGTCCGCCGACAATCGCACCCTGCCGGCCGCGCTCGACCTGGAGGCCAACCCGTACAGCGGGGGCTACTGCTACGGCAAGACCACCTCGGGGATGCGCACCTGGATCAGCGACTTCCTCAACCGCTACAAGTACCGCACCACCCGGTACGCGGTCATCTACACCACCACCAGCTGGTGGAACCAGTGCACCGGCAGCTGGACGGGCCCGTGGGCCAACCACCCGCTCTGGATCGCCCGCTGGTCCACCTCGCCCGGTACCCTGCCGGCCGGCGCGCCGGTCTGGAGCTTCTGGCAGTACACCAGCACCGGGACGGTCTCCGGGATCAGCGGCAACGTCGACCGCGACTACTGGAACGGTGACCGGACCCGGTTGCTCGCCCTGGCCAACAACACCCCCTGA
- a CDS encoding M50 family metallopeptidase: MPLIDGLTTLWDKLFGAQPDPPPLLVLLTAVVALVVVSTRLPWRIARNAVTIAHEGGHALMALLTGRRLRGIRLHSDTSGLTLSAGRPTGPGMILTLLAGYVAPSLVGLAGAWLLGGNRITLLLWVAVALLLAMLVMIRNVFGVVSLLITGGVVLAVSWYASPQVQAAFAWTSVWFLLLGGVRPVVELQRLRGRGRMPQSDADQLARLTPFPALFWVAVFFLMNLLALVVGAALLAGPILTDAGLSV, from the coding sequence ATGCCCCTGATCGACGGCCTGACCACCCTCTGGGACAAGCTCTTCGGCGCACAGCCCGATCCGCCGCCGCTGCTGGTCCTGCTCACCGCCGTGGTCGCGCTGGTGGTGGTCTCCACCCGGCTGCCCTGGCGGATCGCCCGCAACGCCGTCACCATCGCCCACGAGGGCGGGCACGCCCTCATGGCGCTGCTGACCGGCCGCCGGCTGCGCGGCATCCGGTTGCACTCCGACACCTCCGGCCTCACCCTTTCCGCCGGTCGTCCCACCGGCCCGGGAATGATCCTCACCCTGCTCGCCGGCTACGTCGCCCCCTCACTGGTCGGCCTCGCCGGGGCCTGGCTGCTCGGCGGCAACCGGATCACGCTGCTGCTCTGGGTGGCCGTGGCGCTGCTGCTGGCCATGCTGGTGATGATCCGCAACGTCTTCGGCGTGGTCTCGCTGCTGATCACCGGCGGCGTGGTGCTCGCCGTCTCCTGGTACGCCTCGCCGCAGGTGCAGGCCGCCTTCGCCTGGACCTCGGTGTGGTTCCTGCTCCTCGGCGGCGTACGCCCCGTGGTGGAGCTGCAACGCCTGCGCGGCCGGGGCCGGATGCCGCAGTCCGATGCCGACCAGCTCGCCCGGCTGACCCCGTTCCCGGCCCTGTTCTGGGTGGCCGTCTTCTTCCTGATGAATCTGCTCGCGCTGGTCGTCGGCGCCGCGCTGCTGGCCGGGCCGATCCTCACCGACGCCGGCCTGAGCGTCTGA
- a CDS encoding ketopantoate reductase family protein translates to MRYVIIGAGAVGGTIGVRLAEAGRDVTLVARGAHLDAIRERGLTLRSPDGTVTARLPAVAGPDDRPLPADAVLVLTVKSQDTAAALAAWADAPVDGGGTAGERLPLLTAQNGVSNERAALRLFARVHPVCVWLPATHLEPGVVVASGHPHPGMLHLGRYPSGSDDTSRAVGADLTAAGFVAPVRDDVMRWKYGKLLSNLGNGLQALLGQDIPESLAERVWAEGVTALAAAGIAHTSPDEEAAERGDKVRHRPVDGEERAGGSTWQSLARGTGSAEADHLNGEIVLLGRLHGVPTPANAAVQLAVRRAARERIPAGGFPLVELEKMIG, encoded by the coding sequence ATGCGATACGTGATCATCGGAGCGGGCGCGGTCGGCGGCACCATCGGCGTACGGCTGGCGGAGGCCGGCCGCGACGTCACGCTGGTGGCCCGCGGCGCGCACCTGGACGCGATCCGCGAGCGTGGGCTCACCCTGCGCTCCCCGGACGGTACGGTGACCGCCCGGCTGCCCGCAGTGGCCGGACCGGACGACCGGCCGCTGCCCGCCGACGCCGTGCTGGTGCTGACCGTGAAGTCGCAGGACACCGCCGCCGCGCTGGCCGCCTGGGCGGACGCCCCGGTCGACGGCGGCGGGACGGCGGGGGAGCGGCTGCCGCTGCTCACCGCGCAGAACGGGGTATCCAACGAGCGGGCCGCGCTGCGGCTCTTCGCCCGGGTCCACCCGGTCTGCGTGTGGCTGCCCGCCACCCACCTGGAGCCCGGCGTGGTCGTCGCCAGCGGCCACCCGCACCCGGGGATGCTGCATTTGGGCCGCTATCCGTCCGGATCGGACGACACCAGCCGGGCGGTGGGCGCCGACCTGACCGCCGCCGGGTTCGTCGCCCCGGTGCGGGACGACGTGATGCGCTGGAAGTACGGCAAGCTGCTGAGCAACCTCGGCAACGGACTCCAGGCGCTGCTCGGCCAGGACATCCCGGAGTCGCTTGCCGAGCGGGTCTGGGCCGAGGGCGTGACGGCGCTCGCCGCGGCCGGGATCGCGCACACCTCGCCCGACGAGGAGGCGGCCGAGCGCGGCGACAAGGTGCGACACCGGCCGGTCGACGGCGAGGAGCGGGCCGGCGGGTCCACCTGGCAGAGCCTGGCCCGGGGCACCGGCTCGGCCGAGGCCGACCACCTCAACGGCGAGATCGTGCTGCTCGGCCGGCTGCACGGCGTACCGACGCCGGCGAACGCGGCCGTCCAGCTCGCCGTCCGCCGGGCGGCACGTGAGCGGATCCCCGCCGGCGGCTTCCCCTTGGTGGAGCTGGAGAAAATGATCGGCTGA
- a CDS encoding SigE family RNA polymerase sigma factor encodes MPDVDGFDEFYRGSRQRLLGFVYVLTGNLAEAQDAVQEAYIRAWQRWSTVSGYDDPEAWVRVVASRIAVSRWRSLRSRARAYLRHGAEEISPAPSTDTVEVVAALRRLPEEQRVAIALYYLLGMPVAEVARETAAPVGTVKARLSRGRAALAGLLAVVDLEEAADA; translated from the coding sequence GTGCCGGACGTCGACGGGTTCGACGAGTTCTACCGGGGCAGCCGGCAACGGCTGCTCGGCTTCGTCTACGTGCTCACCGGGAACCTCGCCGAGGCCCAGGACGCGGTCCAGGAGGCGTACATCCGGGCCTGGCAGCGCTGGTCGACGGTGAGCGGGTACGACGACCCGGAGGCGTGGGTGCGGGTGGTGGCCAGCCGGATCGCGGTCAGCCGCTGGCGCAGCCTGCGCAGTCGGGCCCGCGCCTACCTGCGGCACGGGGCCGAGGAGATCAGCCCGGCCCCGAGCACCGACACCGTTGAGGTGGTGGCGGCGCTGCGTCGGCTGCCGGAGGAGCAGCGCGTCGCCATCGCCCTCTACTACCTGCTCGGCATGCCGGTCGCCGAGGTGGCCCGGGAGACCGCGGCCCCGGTTGGCACGGTGAAGGCCCGGCTCTCCCGGGGGCGCGCCGCGCTCGCCGGACTGCTCGCGGTGGTTGATCTGGAGGAGGCCGCCGATGCGTGA
- a CDS encoding acyl-CoA carboxylase subunit beta has protein sequence MTTETGINIHSTAGKLADLERRVDEAVHAGSARAVEKQHARGKKTARERIEMLLDEGSFVELDELARHRSTNFGLEKTRPYGDGVVTGYGTVDGRQVCVFAQDFTVFGGSLGEVFGEKIIKVMDLAMKIGCPVIGINDSGGARIQEGVASLGLYGEIFFRNVRASGVIPQISLIMGPCAGGAVYSPAVTDFTVMVDQTSHMFITGPDVIKTVTGEDVGMEELGGARTHNSRSGNAHYLGTDEEDAIEYVKALLSYLPSNNLDEPPVFEAPADPTITDEDRELDTLIPDSANQPYDIHRVIEHVLDDGEFLEVQPLYAQNLVVGFGRVEGRPVGVVANQPMHFAGTLDIAASEKAARFVRTCDAFNIPVLTFVDVPGFLPGTGQEWDGIIRRGAKLIYAYAEATVPKVTVITRKAYGGAYDVMGSKHLGADLNFAWPTAQIAVMGAQGAVNILYRSELANAEDPAALRAELITEYEDTLANPYIAAERGYVDSVIPPHETRTQIVRALRVLRTKRETLPPKKHGNIPL, from the coding sequence GTGACTACCGAGACCGGGATCAACATCCACAGCACCGCGGGCAAGCTGGCGGACCTGGAGCGCCGGGTCGACGAGGCGGTGCACGCCGGGTCGGCGCGCGCGGTCGAGAAGCAGCACGCGAGGGGCAAGAAGACCGCGCGGGAGCGGATCGAGATGCTGCTCGACGAGGGCTCCTTCGTCGAGCTGGACGAGCTGGCCCGGCACCGGTCGACGAACTTCGGGCTGGAGAAGACCCGCCCGTACGGCGACGGCGTGGTGACCGGCTACGGCACGGTGGACGGCCGGCAGGTCTGCGTCTTCGCCCAGGACTTCACCGTCTTCGGCGGCTCGCTCGGCGAGGTCTTCGGCGAGAAGATCATCAAGGTGATGGACCTGGCCATGAAGATCGGCTGCCCGGTCATCGGCATCAACGACTCCGGCGGCGCCCGGATCCAGGAGGGTGTCGCCTCGCTCGGCCTCTACGGGGAGATCTTCTTCCGCAACGTGCGGGCCAGCGGCGTCATCCCGCAGATCTCGCTGATCATGGGCCCGTGCGCGGGTGGCGCGGTCTACTCCCCGGCGGTCACCGACTTCACCGTGATGGTCGACCAGACCTCGCACATGTTCATCACCGGCCCCGACGTGATCAAGACGGTCACCGGCGAGGACGTCGGGATGGAGGAGCTGGGCGGCGCCCGGACCCACAACTCGCGCAGCGGCAACGCACACTACCTCGGCACCGACGAGGAGGACGCGATCGAGTACGTCAAGGCGCTGCTGTCCTACCTGCCGTCGAACAACCTGGACGAGCCGCCGGTCTTCGAGGCTCCGGCCGACCCGACGATCACCGACGAGGACCGGGAGCTGGACACGCTGATCCCGGACTCGGCCAACCAGCCGTACGACATCCACCGGGTGATCGAGCACGTCCTGGATGACGGCGAGTTCCTCGAGGTGCAGCCGCTCTACGCGCAGAACCTGGTGGTCGGCTTCGGCCGGGTCGAGGGGCGTCCGGTCGGCGTGGTGGCCAACCAGCCGATGCACTTCGCCGGCACGCTGGACATCGCCGCCTCCGAGAAGGCGGCCCGGTTCGTGCGCACCTGCGACGCCTTCAACATCCCGGTGCTGACCTTCGTGGACGTGCCCGGCTTCCTCCCCGGCACCGGGCAGGAGTGGGACGGCATCATCCGCCGCGGCGCCAAGCTCATCTACGCGTACGCCGAGGCGACCGTGCCGAAGGTCACCGTGATCACCCGCAAGGCCTACGGCGGCGCGTACGACGTGATGGGTTCCAAGCACCTCGGCGCGGACCTGAACTTCGCCTGGCCGACCGCGCAGATCGCGGTGATGGGCGCGCAGGGCGCGGTGAACATCCTCTACCGCTCTGAGCTGGCGAACGCGGAGGACCCGGCCGCGCTGCGCGCCGAGCTGATCACCGAGTACGAGGACACCCTGGCCAACCCGTACATCGCCGCCGAGCGCGGCTATGTCGACTCGGTGATCCCGCCGCACGAGACCCGTACCCAGATCGTCCGCGCGCTGCGCGTGCTCCGCACCAAGCGCGAGACCCTGCCCCCGAAGAAGCACGGCAACATCCCGCTCTAG
- a CDS encoding biotin--[acetyl-CoA-carboxylase] ligase, which produces MPGSPYTDLDRPPLSAARLRRALVAPHGPWRRLELRAETGSTNADVVEAARAGEPEGLVVVAERQTAGRGRRGRVWQSPPQAGIATSVLLRPGEAVPERDWWPVPPTGYGWLPLLAGVALVEAVARLAELEARLKWPNDLLIDGAKCAGVLAEALPGTSPAQPPAIVVGIGLNVTLRADELPENPTGLPATSLQLAGAAATDRDPLLRALLRSLADWYDRWRSAGGDAEVSGLRDAYLAACATVGREVRVLLPDGRQLTGTATGVDLDGQLLVDTADGELRLAAGDVLHLR; this is translated from the coding sequence ATGCCCGGCTCGCCGTACACCGATCTGGACCGCCCGCCGCTGTCGGCGGCCCGGCTGCGGCGCGCGCTGGTCGCCCCGCACGGCCCGTGGCGGCGGCTGGAGTTGCGCGCGGAGACCGGCTCCACCAACGCCGACGTGGTCGAGGCCGCCCGGGCCGGCGAGCCGGAGGGCCTGGTGGTGGTCGCCGAGCGGCAGACCGCCGGCCGGGGCCGGCGCGGCCGGGTCTGGCAGTCCCCGCCGCAGGCCGGCATCGCGACCAGCGTGCTGCTCCGGCCCGGCGAGGCGGTCCCGGAGCGCGACTGGTGGCCCGTCCCGCCCACCGGGTACGGCTGGCTGCCGCTGCTCGCCGGGGTGGCGCTGGTCGAGGCGGTGGCCCGGCTCGCCGAGCTGGAGGCCCGCCTCAAGTGGCCCAACGACCTGCTGATCGACGGCGCCAAGTGCGCTGGGGTGCTCGCCGAGGCGTTGCCCGGGACGTCCCCGGCTCAACCGCCGGCGATCGTGGTCGGCATCGGCCTCAACGTCACGCTCCGCGCGGACGAGCTGCCGGAGAACCCGACCGGGCTGCCGGCCACCTCGCTGCAACTGGCCGGAGCCGCGGCGACCGACCGGGACCCGCTGCTGCGCGCCCTGCTCCGCTCGCTCGCCGACTGGTACGACCGCTGGCGCTCGGCCGGCGGGGACGCGGAGGTCAGCGGCCTGCGCGACGCCTACCTGGCCGCCTGCGCCACGGTCGGGCGCGAGGTCCGGGTGCTGCTCCCGGACGGCCGGCAGCTCACCGGCACCGCCACCGGAGTGGACCTCGACGGTCAGCTCCTGGTCGACACCGCCGACGGTGAACTCCGCCTGGCCGCCGGCGACGTGCTGCACCTGCGGTGA
- a CDS encoding PH domain-containing protein: protein MAFPEDVLSEDEHVVLHLHPHWKALIRPILVLVLAVALVVAGWILLPEGDGGTIALYAIAALGLVLTLWLGLWPFLLWRTTHYLFTNERVLLQEGVFSRNRRDLPLTRINDHSMHQRFVERLLGCGTLTIESAGERGQSVLRDVPRVDRVQTKLYELVEAHHDKHSLGDGEMREILADMREGKPLRDPTS from the coding sequence GTGGCGTTCCCCGAAGACGTGCTCTCCGAGGACGAGCATGTCGTGTTGCACCTGCACCCGCACTGGAAGGCGCTGATCCGGCCGATCCTGGTGCTGGTGCTCGCCGTCGCGCTGGTGGTGGCGGGCTGGATCCTGCTGCCCGAGGGCGACGGCGGGACGATCGCCCTCTACGCGATCGCCGCCCTCGGCCTGGTCCTGACGCTCTGGCTCGGGCTCTGGCCGTTCCTGCTCTGGCGTACCACGCACTACCTCTTCACGAACGAGCGGGTGCTGCTCCAAGAGGGCGTCTTCTCCCGTAACCGGCGGGACCTCCCGCTGACCCGGATCAACGACCACTCGATGCACCAGCGCTTCGTCGAGCGGCTGCTCGGCTGCGGCACGCTCACCATCGAGTCGGCCGGCGAGCGGGGCCAGTCGGTGCTGCGGGACGTCCCCCGGGTGGACCGGGTGCAGACCAAGCTGTACGAGCTGGTGGAGGCCCACCACGACAAGCACTCCCTCGGCGACGGCGAGATGCGCGAGATCCTCGCCGACATGCGTGAGGGCAAACCCCTCCGCGACCCCACCTCCTGA
- a CDS encoding GtrA family protein encodes MRLVRLLPERWQKFIHEALKFGIVGGINTVINYAVFNALALTVFRNGQLKATVIATIVATITSYLMNRHWTYRDRPKSALRREYVLFFLFNATGLLIELGVLAAAKYGLGVTSLLALNVAKTGGVLLATLFRFWSYRTFVFQPAPAHAAKTWHTIPRDEWDTMAEMDPVAELAESISELEEVQPQPGELRTRANGWRGAADYGAPSQGRPAPADAGLGRTLGDDLDAELAAELHAGTTRRSPRR; translated from the coding sequence ATGCGTCTTGTCCGTCTGCTGCCCGAGCGCTGGCAGAAGTTCATCCACGAGGCGCTCAAATTCGGCATCGTCGGCGGCATCAACACCGTCATCAATTACGCGGTGTTCAATGCGCTTGCACTCACCGTTTTCCGCAACGGCCAACTGAAGGCGACGGTGATCGCGACCATCGTGGCCACGATCACGTCGTATCTGATGAATCGGCACTGGACGTACCGGGACCGACCCAAATCCGCCCTGCGGCGCGAGTACGTCCTGTTCTTCCTGTTCAACGCGACCGGCCTACTCATCGAACTCGGCGTGCTGGCGGCGGCCAAGTACGGCCTCGGCGTGACCAGCCTGCTCGCGCTGAACGTGGCGAAGACCGGTGGCGTGCTGCTGGCCACCCTTTTCCGCTTCTGGTCGTACCGGACCTTCGTCTTCCAGCCGGCTCCCGCGCACGCCGCCAAGACCTGGCACACCATTCCCCGAGACGAATGGGACACCATGGCGGAGATGGACCCGGTGGCGGAGCTGGCCGAGTCGATCAGCGAGCTGGAGGAGGTCCAGCCGCAGCCCGGCGAGTTGCGCACCCGCGCGAACGGGTGGCGGGGGGCCGCCGACTACGGTGCGCCGAGCCAGGGCCGCCCCGCCCCGGCGGACGCCGGGCTGGGCCGCACCCTGGGCGACGACCTGGACGCGGAACTCGCCGCGGAACTCCACGCCGGCACCACCCGCCGCTCCCCCCGCCGCTGA
- a CDS encoding GtrA family protein encodes MTGDKPTPSQTRPGLVRSLIDRFGHLVRELSKFATVGGLAFFVDFALFNYLASVQHVPPLAAKTISTVVAATMAFLGNRFWTWRHRQRSNPAREYALFFFFNGVGLGIAVACLAISRYGLGSIWPGVFQTPLADNIASFLVGTGLGTLFRFWSYRRFVFVEAGTPPAPGTSHDRDSGA; translated from the coding sequence ATGACCGGGGACAAACCAACCCCTTCGCAGACCCGCCCGGGTCTGGTCCGCTCCCTCATCGACCGCTTCGGTCATCTCGTCCGCGAGCTGAGCAAGTTCGCCACGGTGGGTGGGCTCGCGTTCTTCGTCGACTTCGCGCTCTTCAACTACCTGGCCAGCGTCCAGCACGTCCCGCCGCTCGCCGCGAAGACCATCTCCACGGTGGTCGCCGCGACCATGGCGTTCCTCGGCAACCGGTTCTGGACCTGGCGGCACCGCCAGCGCTCCAACCCGGCCCGCGAGTACGCGCTCTTCTTCTTCTTCAACGGTGTCGGCCTGGGCATCGCGGTCGCCTGCCTCGCGATCAGCCGGTACGGGCTCGGCAGCATCTGGCCGGGGGTGTTCCAGACCCCGCTGGCCGACAACATCGCCAGCTTCCTCGTCGGCACCGGCCTCGGGACGCTGTTCCGATTCTGGTCGTACCGACGGTTCGTTTTCGTGGAAGCGGGAACTCCCCCCGCTCCGGGAACGAGCCACGACCGAGACTCCGGGGCGTGA